The DNA window CCCTTGTGCAGTCTCTAATTTCAAATAAAACCGCAATCCCTAGATTTTCAAGACTGTTCAGAAAACTATGAGGATGACACAGTTTTCCCAGTTCTCATGATTCAAATTCTGTACTCAGAGATCCGACTCTATATTCTTACACATATCTTGGACACATTCCCAGTATGTTCTAATTGAAAATCATTTCAGGATGATTTCATGTCAGCGAAGAAAAATAcaggaagtgaaatgaaaaagggTTTTCTGTCAAGGCGAGATAATTAGAGTCTAGGAAAGCGAGAGAGATTAAGAGCTGTTCCAAAGCTGAGGTTGCTACTGTTCTCTCACGGCTGTTTCCATATCTGCTTCTATAAACTTATGAAGAGCTAACATTTAAGTGATCCCACACACAGAGTTTACAATACCAGTATTACTCAGCATGTTCTTGTGCTTCTTGAGTGTCACGGCTACTGTGAAAAACTTAAATCTTCTCTAGAACCTACTCACTGTCCAGCTAGCTGGAGATAAACGCCCAGATCACTCTTGCTATTATGGAAATTCCTAAAAATAACTCTGACAAAAGCTAACGCCAAGACCTGTCTTGCCTCTTGGTTTAGACCAGATGTTGAAGGGAACGGATGCCAAACCATTCTTTCAGCACTCTGGAAGACGAAAAGAAGACCCCAGGGCTGCAACACAGACCTCCAAACCCAACAGACGTCTGGATCCCAGCTTGAAAATCTTACTGGTTTAGtctgcaacacccccccccccaggaatccTTATGAAAGCTGTCATTTAGACAAGAAGAACGCTAATAATAATAGCAAACATTTCTGGGCTGAGtctgattttgaagagaagaATACTGTTTTGTAGACAACCTTGCTTTCCTATTCATTGTTAAAGAACTGATGCTTGGAGCATCAAATCATGTGCCCAGAGATGCAGAAACGCACAGATGCTATTCTTAGGGCAAAATATGTTTCTCTGTGGCAGTAAAATATAGCAACATGGGCATTATCATCACTATTTTGCCTGAAGAATTTGTGCGAAGCTATATACCGTCTcggacattttattttatattttatttctggaagcTGTGAGCTTCTTTATACAGAGTGTTTTACTGATGGCTCGTGCAACATTGCAATTAGACCCAGAAAAACGGTAAAGGGATGCTGGCCTCACCATAGACCAGGAGACAGAATGTCCCTGGACTAAACTACATTGTActatgctgcaaaaaaaaagaggaagtcctAAATCTCTTTTAACCCTCTacttaaaacaagcaaaaatcaCTACAAATAGAAAGGTAGCTTGTCAGGGAAGAAGCAAAAGCACCATGGTTTCCTGCCAAAATCTAGTCTTCTACTTGCAGGCAGTCTGGAAGAAGCTGTACCATCCCTCTTTTGTCGTTCCTATAGGCTTCCCCACAGGCAGtaaagtgacccccccccccagggtggtGGTCATCTTAGGTATAATAACTGGCTGAGCAAGTCAAGTAAAATGGAACCAAGCTTAACCCACTGCATCTCAGCTATCTCAGTGAAAGAGTATCTCCACTGATTTGCAAAGCGTCTactagcaccttaaagactaatgcaGTTGCATTCTGGATCAGTTTTCATCAACTGCAGGTTTGTATCATCGGGTGGATAGACCATAGGCAGCCATTTAAACAAGGGAAGGGCTTTACGGTGCTGTTTTTAAACAGGGGGACTCCACAGCAACACACCCTCTTAATTTTCAGCCCTACTGGGCAGGGCTCCTCCTCTTGTGCGTGCGCGGCTCTGCcccagcttagcaggaacctttCTCCATAGGTATTTGtcctgctgtctgtctgtcttggagacaggctggttcacttctTTTGCTGGCGAACAAACTACGTAAGGGACAGTGCGAACCAGGCCATTCCCAGAATTTTCCTACCCACCCCTTTCTGGCTCTCTGTTAGGGGCCACACTCTTTTTGGTATGGGTGGGATCACTCCGTTTTGGTTCACTTTTAGAACACGCCGGATCCATTTGTACTGAACAAAAGCAGAGCTCGCTGCTTTAAATTTCCCATCTGGTTTCAATTTAACGAagagaaattgaaaacttcctctgtCCCTCAGAAGcaaaggaagttttcaatttcccaCCATCATTAAGTGGCTAAGCGTAGtgatattgggaaactgaaaccagataggacatttttaaaagttctttaatttctccatGGAGCAGGGAGAGGGAGGTAGCAATTTCTCCCCCCAAAGATTATTAGGGGAACACCGATGCACTTTAACTCTTAggggagaaaatgaaaaactgGAAGCTTTTTCCCAAAAAGAGACAGGAGGACATTTCTTAAGGGAGGTGGTTCAAATAGGTGGAGGTGTATATGCCAGGTGTCTAAAAGGACTGCACCAAATGGCGTACCAGACCTCTACATGACATTGAGTGACTCTATTTAGGCTGGTCCAGTCTGCTCTAGCCAAACCCTAACTCATAGAATGAAACCACTAGGTAGCCTTAACTAGGGTAAACCCTTGGACAGCTTAGTAGTTTAaccatctggttgcagagctagaggttgggagtttgattccccactgtgcctccctgatagggGTTGGACTCAAAAATCCacaggattccttccagctctgccgttctaagattattatcataCTGTTATTATAGATGGTGCTTACGTAAGTGGAGACTCGCCATTCAGAAACTGAATCCATAGGTCTATTCTCACTTGGGAAATGGCAGGTGGATTCAGAGGGATAAATCTCCAGTTGCCTTTACTAGGAATTCTGTGAAACACCAACTATTAATGCAGAAAAGTTCTGTTCCTTGTCTCAGATAAGCAGCACACGCACGCACCCGCATCCACACAGAGTTACACTTGTGTTAcctgtcttgtttttgcagaggTTTCGATGAAAGGAATTCCATAACTTCTTGCTAAATCCTGTGCTTGCTTCGTGTCTACGGTTCTGGAAGGCAGGTCACATTTATTTCCTACGAGCACCATGGGGACATCTTCTGAATCTTTCACTCTTTTTATTTGTTCCCTGGAAATGAGTGAGAGAAGACTTGAGGTGGAAGAGAAACTGTTTTCCaaagtgctatagcgatcgcaaaaactcatcatcatgcggattcgtcattttgcaaggtaatcgtctagcggggcaccactgtatttttacgCCATGTgcaagtgaatcagtggataccgataCCGAAGGTAAGGGGGGGGGCCTACAGTGTATAAATTGTAACCTGGCAATCCAGCTGCAAGAGGGAATAGAAAGAAATTATATTCTTTGGGTCCTACCACAAGCTGCCCACTTACTGTATGGGTGTAGAAACACTTGGTTACAAAACAGCAGGCACCCTCCTGGGACTTTTGTGGACACAGATTCTATCTTGTTACAGGAGCTCCTTCTACGTCACTTGGACAAAGAAATCTCCCTTCCCCTTTGCAGAACCAAGAAACTGTCTGAAACACTGATCTCATTCTAGGACAACTTTAAAAgaatctgcagcctactcagctGGGCAATTCTGTTTGCTCTCGGATCAGGATGGAAAACAGTATCAGTCAATCCAGCTGATCTGACGCAAGGAACCTCTCCCATCCCTCCTTTGACTCAGGAAAGCAAACATACTTTGCCTTGAGTGTTTGCCCATCTGCAAGGCTAATGGGGTGCCTTCGGAGAAATAAAGCGTGCCCCGAAAAcggttcacattttaaaatgcaagtggtcaaaaatggggaaaaagatGTACAGATATGGTTTAGTCAACAGGAAAAAATGCACAATTCAGTTTAAAGTGAGTTAATGTGCACATTTGGGAAAATGTGTACATAAAATGTGCACCAGCATCCATGCAGAAAACTACAAAGACTTTCAATCCAATAGTCGAGGGGAAAAAGATGACAAtggagatgtttttttttttaatgcaatgaaATGGACACTGAAAAAATTTCACTCCCCTAGCCTGCCACTTGTAAAAACGGTCACTGAGTAATTTGGTTCATATAGCTCAGAGGATTTAGGTATTTGGCCGTGgagtctgaggttgggagttcaatttcctactGGACCTCCTGcaagaaaagccagtctgtgtggccttgggcaagctgcacagtcccaaggcacccccagaaaaagagaatggtaaaccacttctgtgtattctctacctaggaaacccttaaaagggccaccataagccagaattaacTGGattgcacatgattattattatagtcTGAACTTGGACAAAGACTGCCTGTATgtcttttaggtaaaggtaaaggttccccttgacatttagtccagtcgtgttcgactctaggggcagtgctcatccccgtttccaagccgtagagccagcgtttgtccaaagacagtttccgtggtcacgtggccagcgcgactagacacggaacgctgtgaccttcccaccgaggtggtacctatttatctacttgcatttttacatgctttcaaacggctaggttggcaggagctggaacgagcgatgggagctccctccgtcatgtggattcgatcttacgacggctggtcttctgaccctgcagcccagaggcttctgcggtttaacccacagcgccaccacgtcccactagcTAGACACAAAGCCTGTGAACCATCAGTTCTGGAGTCCGCATTAAAATAAGTCAAAGACAGCTTTCAACTGAACAATTAAAGAGGGCTTTGTCGCAATCATGTGTCTCATCATTATAGACTTGCTGACGCACATTAGTAAATTTCTAGTTTTAGCATCCTAATTAACATGCATATAAGGCAGCTCATAgctgggggaaagaggaaaaagaacggATCAAAAATGTTTCCTTAGAGACAACCTACATGTTATGCAAAAGGaggtagtttaaaaaataataataaaacgaGCCATCAAATCCATGTCACTTCAGACTGCAATGGTGAATGCATTTTCCTGGACACCCCTACATATtactaaaaaaatttaaaaaaaacgcaGTTATCTCTGCATCTAGCAAACTAGTATCTCAGCACACCGGGTCCTTTCATTGGTGTGCTAGATTAATACATGCAGGGAGATTTTTATATCTCAGGAGATCATGAATAGATTATCCAGAGAGCAACAAATCTGGGAAGATTTTAGTACAAAGCAGGAACAGATGACcttagcattggggggggggcattttcacCTTCTATAAGAGGCTCCAGAGGTGAACTCCTTCAACAGCAGTTTATTTTTGGCATGCAAATGGCCTCTGGGAAGCATGATGGATGAATTACAGGCTATTTGGGTATGGGGGGTGAATgacatctgatttttttaaaaagttagtttagGCCTTTAAAAAACAGGCAGAATGGTGTCTAAACAGTTGATTATGCCTCCCCTCCCAACCCCAAAAATTGCTTGATAACTGCCCATTTTCATTCTAAGTTTTCCTCAGCGCGATAGAGGTTCGGGGGCTCAATTTCTGGGCTCCAAAAAActtatagttgttgttgttactactaaaATACGGTACCAATGTATGCATACCTACTAGAACTGAAATGATTTTAGTGACTCCACAATTTTATCCCCACGAGTCTCAGTGCGGGCTCTTTATGGTTCCAGAGTTATTTGGGCGCATCGAAACTTCCCAGCAAATGATCATGTGTCCTTCTTAGAACCGGCTTCAGAGTCATCCCTTCCCTTCCATCATGTGGAAAGAAGAATGTTCTAGATGCCTGCCTTATGTTCTCAGCCCAGTTCTGCATCCCTTCCTGACCCAAGGAATAGTGGCTTGTTCTAACCGTAGTGAGATAATAAACCAGTATGATATCCTAGTTTATTTCTAACACAATTTCCATCAACTGCATCAGCCATTTTCTAAAATACTCAACAGCCTTAAAACAAAACTTCTTGGCACTGGGAAAACCACCAGAGCAGGTAACAGGACTTTAGTCTCTGAGGCACTAATCTCACCACCTTTTAGAGTGTTGTGATCTTTTTAAACATGGGAGAacatttatttatctactcatttCTCCCTCACCTacgtcttattttatttattgcctaataaccccttcttttccttcaaaTGAGTTTAAGGCAGCGTACATAATTTTCCTCTTCCCCAGTTTTAACCTCTCAACAACACTGAAATACCATGGGCCGACCCAGTTACTCACTGAGGTCTACACCCTTGATTTCCCAAATTGTACTGTGGTACACTAACCACTCCATCACACTAATCTTGAGTTGGTGTTAGTCCAATCTACCAGCTGAGGATTGGACCATCTGATTCTCCTACGGAGACAGAGCAGGCCTTTAGTCAGACGCACTAGCAGTTCCTGATCCAAACCAGAGGGTAGGGTTGGATTCATTCCACCATTTTTGGAGTGAGGCGCCCACCCCGTGTGGAgcacagacaccccccccaggTTGGAGGAATTACAGACGAACTTGGCATGGGGTTGCAGAGTAGAGTCAGGAGGCACCGCGTGAAGCTTACCTATAATGATGAATGTCTTCGAAAGATTTTGTGTTATTTATAGCAAATACGCATAAAAAGCCCTCGCCCGTCCTCATATACTGGTCTCGCATGGCGCTGTACTCTTCCTGACCCGCGGTGTCCAGAATGTCCAGAAGACAGGTCTCGCCATCTATCACAACTTGTTTTCGGTAGGAATCCTGAGGCAGATtgcggggagggagagaaaaaaaaacacacactattGACTGCATGTGGGAACCGAGTTTCAAATTCCTGGCACTGATGCTGTAAATGGATAAGCATCCATCACATAGAAAAGGTAAAGGCTTGCGGGCAAGAAGAGCGGTTAAATGTTGGAAGATCAGAAGGTGGTGATCCAGCAATGCCTCAATGATGGTATTAGAGTTAGACCATAAGGTTGTGCCTAACCCACACTAGAGAGGGCCACTCtgctgtgtgtgttgttgttgttttagtttcATTTGTCAAATCATTCAGGAAACAACAGTTCCATCTTCCAAATGACAAGTTTCCTCTTAAACTCCATTATCTGGCAGAACGGTCAAATCGAAAGACCAAAACTCAAGATCCTGTTGCGGCTTCCACAATATCCCCAAGCACATCGCAGAGAGCCGGTGTGATGTAATGGTTAAGCGTGCTGGACGGGagccccaggttcaaatccctacttggccacgAAGCTCCCTGGGTGACCTTGAACTTGTCACACACTCTTGGGCTGTCCAGATGTTGCACAGAATCCGCCCAGGAAGacttctgggaaaggaaaagctacAAGGCAGAAGGAGATGTGTTTCTGCCATCCTCGTCTGATGTGGTtctgctggggggaaaaaggaaggaatcGCCCCTCACTCATGCTATTTTGCTGGGAGGCTAATTCAACGTAAGGCTCCCTCTatggcagtggctcccaaccttgggtccccagatgtccggccaggatttatgggagttgtagtccaagaacatctgggttacccaaggttgggaaccactggtctatggaATCTAATGGATTACAAGGGTACCCTCCCTACCCATAGACCTGTGGGGCAATTCCAAGAAAGAAGTATGGCTGAGgggcccttcccttcttctgaccAGCCAGAGGCACAATATGGAGGTAGAAAGATATCCCCAAAGTCTTCCTCGGGAATTTTAAATGATTTCTAGGACTgaaaagtcttaaaattacaaaaCCCTCATTCCCAAcacctcctcttttttttagGGTTAAAGAACGCATTATCTATAAGATAATTCTGGACCCATCTGTCCTAGAGCCAGGTTTGCTTTTGGAGGTTATAATACTAGAAGCAGCACTGGGTCTGAGTGCCAAAtaatgcatttattatttttttaaaaaaatattttatcccgcctttctccccaaaaggacccaaggcagcttacatccttaaaatggacaatatttaaaagctaaaaacagtaaatatataaaccatggaagaaaatgaagcaagtatattaaaaaaatggggaataaaatcaatacagaaaGCACACTGAAAAGCAACAAGGTACAATAATCTATTTTAGAAACCCCTtgtagacagccagtcactcagggaaagccagTCTGAAGGAAaagtcttcgcctgcttgcagaaggacagccaagatggggttAGTCTGGctcccagtgggagggagttccagggtctaaaggagcagccacagagaaggccctctcctgtctccccatcagatgcacctatgaaggtggcgggacccagaaaaaggcctctcctgaggatcttaaTCGGAGGAGAAATCACCGCTAATgcccatgaagaagaagaagaggcggcGTTGCCAGTTCCTACTGTGGTTGCTGCTATTTGCATTGTTCTCCATGTGCCAGGAGTTGTCCCAACCAAGCATTGCCCGGCTTCCCCTTTACTTTCTTGTACTACTTGCAATGGGTAAAGCAAatcccttttcctctccccccagAGGTATGCTTTTTCATGGAGTGAATTTAAATGGTATCACATCCAACGGGGGAATATGTGGCCATCCCAGCTCCTTCTCCTCCCACAGCTGCGCCAGGAGTTCAGCAAAACACTGCATTTTAAATTCTGCTTTCTTCCCACTGAAAGCATTTTGGTTACATAACCCAAACAGAGCGACAATTATATAAAACTAGAGAGCAAACGGATCAGGACGGCAACGCCAAGATTCCCAAGCCCTCTCACCGACGACTCATCTACAAAAATGATTTGCGCGTTTCAAGGGCGTGACGTCATCTGTCTCCTTTCGAATACCCTGATCCAGGCGGTTAAATTTCTAAAGTTACGCAGGAATCAGGAGACAAGAAAGCTGTGCCGGTTTATCATTCCTGGAATGATATTTTTAAACGACGGAAATTGAGATCAGGAAATTCTGCTGGATTAGACCAAAAAGTCCCCCCTTCCTGTCTCTTAAGAATTCTGCCTGGTTAAGACTGAAGTCATCAAATTTAGCATCCTGGTATCAATAGCTGTATACCAAGCACCTTtggattccttgcaagaaaggaacaacaacaaaacccaccaGCCTCACTGCTGGATTCAGTATCCAATATTCAAAGCTACACTGCAACTGAATGGGAAGGCTCTATTTAAATACCATGGCTAATAGCCACAGAGAAACCCATCCGTCCTTCCTTTGTCTAATTCTTGTCCAGTTAGAGCATCGTTCTGGGGTCTGGCTTAAAATCTTCCCCTGCCCAAGCTTTTCTCCACAGAGAAAGAATGCAAATAGGGTAAATCCCAGGaatgctagatagctcaatggcttaggttttgcatgtggagccagaggttgggagttcaattccccagggtgcctctttgagagagacTGGAcatgataatccatagggtcccttccagttctgccgttCAACAgtcattatattatttattattaaaggtACAGAAGTACAGTTTAGAAACACCTATCAACCAACGCTtaaactcttgggggggggggaactcagcTTATTGGAACATCCTGCCCCAGTCTCCCTCACAGAACCACCTTCACCCAGACTAGAAACAGGAGCCTGCA is part of the Pogona vitticeps strain Pit_001003342236 chromosome 5, PviZW2.1, whole genome shotgun sequence genome and encodes:
- the KRAS gene encoding GTPase KRas isoform X4; amino-acid sequence: MTEYKLVVVGAGGVGKSALTIQLIQNHFVDEYDPTIEDSYRKQVVIDGETCLLDILDTAGQEEYSAMRDQYMRTGEGFLCVFAINNTKSFEDIHHYREQIKRVKDSEDVPMVLVGNKCDLPSRTVDTKQAQDLARSYGIPFIETSAKTRQRVEDAFYTLVREIHQYRLRKLNTEEKTPGCVKVKKCLLM